The following DNA comes from Caviibacter abscessus.
GTCAGTAACAGCTTCTTTTACACCTTCAATTGTAGAAAATTCATTTAGAACTCCTTCAATTCTTAAACCTTTTATAGCTGAACCAGGTATTGAAGATAATAATATTCTTCTTAAGGCATTTCCTATTGTATTACCATAACCTCTATAAAGTGGTTCTAAAGTATATTGGGCTGCATATTTACTGCTTTTTTCTTCTGTTAATTTTATATTTTTAGCTATCTTTTCTATATTTAGCAAGATAAATCAACTCCTTAGTTAGATATATTATAACAATTATTATTATCTTGAATAGAATTCTATTATCATTGCTTCATCAATTTCAAAATCAACAACATCTCTTGTTGGATTTTCTAAAACTTTCCCTGCTCTTTTTGCTTCTTCTAATTCAAGCCAAGCTGGTATAGCTTTTGAACCTAAAGAATTTTTTACTACATCTAATTCTTTTGAATTTTCTTTCATTTCAATTACATCACCTTGTTTAACTCTATATGATGCAACGTCTACTCTTTTTCCATTTACAAGTATATGTCCGTGGTTTACTAATTGTCTTGCTTGTCTTCTTGTTGCTCCTAAACCTAATCTATATACTACATTATCTAATCTTCTTTCTAGATATTGAAGTAAAAGTTCCCCTGTTACTCCTTCTTTTCTAGTAGCTTCTTCATATAATTTA
Coding sequences within:
- the rpsD gene encoding 30S ribosomal protein S4, giving the protein MARNTQPVLKKCRTLGLDPVVLGVNKKSKRNIRPNANKKLTEYGIQLREKQKAKFVYGVMEKQFYKLYEEATRKEGVTGELLLQYLERRLDNVVYRLGLGATRRQARQLVNHGHILVNGKRVDVASYRVKQGDVIEMKENSKELDVVKNSLGSKAIPAWLELEEAKRAGKVLENPTRDVVDFEIDEAMIIEFYSR